A single genomic interval of Novosphingobium ginsenosidimutans harbors:
- a CDS encoding ArsR/SmtB family transcription factor, which translates to MNSLTTDLERFAANAAEVSAMLKAMGNQRRLMVLCQLAEHGEMRVGDLAQAVGLSQSALSQHLAVLREEGLLAFRREAQVAWYRIADPRCEQLLVTLHQLYCQMD; encoded by the coding sequence ATGAACAGCCTGACCACCGATCTCGAGCGCTTCGCCGCCAATGCGGCGGAAGTCTCGGCCATGCTCAAGGCCATGGGCAACCAGCGCCGGCTGATGGTGCTGTGCCAGCTGGCCGAACATGGCGAGATGCGGGTGGGCGACCTCGCCCAAGCGGTCGGCCTGTCGCAATCGGCACTTTCGCAGCACCTCGCGGTGCTGCGCGAGGAAGGCCTGCTGGCCTTCCGGCGCGAGGCGCAGGTCGCCTGGTACCGCATCGCCGATCCGCGCTGTGAGCAGCTGCTCGTAACGCTCCACCAACTCTACTGCCAGATGGATTGA
- a CDS encoding rhodanese family protein → MTLTKITPAEARARIAEGAALVDIRAADEHARSHIPGALNAPLGTAFNLGDAPAVIYHCRSGMRTDANAAQLAAASPCEAYLLEGGIEAWRQAGLPVITDAKAPLEIMRQVQITAGLLVLLGVIGALTVTPWLIGLSAFVGAGLTFAGLTGWCGMAKLLALMPWNRRAAA, encoded by the coding sequence ATGACCCTGACCAAGATCACCCCAGCCGAAGCCCGTGCCCGAATTGCCGAAGGCGCGGCCCTGGTCGATATTCGCGCGGCCGACGAACATGCCCGCAGCCACATCCCGGGTGCACTCAACGCACCCTTGGGCACTGCGTTCAACCTGGGCGATGCCCCGGCGGTGATCTATCACTGCCGTTCCGGCATGCGTACTGATGCCAATGCTGCGCAGCTTGCCGCCGCCAGCCCGTGCGAGGCCTATCTGCTCGAAGGCGGAATCGAAGCCTGGCGCCAGGCCGGCCTGCCGGTAATCACCGATGCCAAGGCCCCGCTGGAAATCATGCGCCAGGTTCAGATCACCGCCGGCCTGCTGGTCCTGCTCGGGGTGATCGGCGCACTGACCGTGACGCCGTGGCTGATCGGCCTCAGCGCATTTGTCGGTGCCGGACTGACCTTTGCCGGCCTCACCGGCTGGTGCGGCATGGCCAAGCTGCTGGCGCTGATGCCCTGGAACCGGCGCGCGGCCGCCTGA
- a CDS encoding sulfite exporter TauE/SafE family protein, protein MGLETILAAIAAGSAIGLVLALVGGGGSILAVPLLVYVVGVASPHAAIGTAAVAVALNAASSLAGHARSGNVKWPCAVTFALAGVLGAALGAEAGKAMDGRKLLALFGALMVLVGLSMLRPRKTADNPDVRLERSTASVLLPRLIPTGFGVGLLAGFFGIGGGFLIVPGLVMATRMPLRVAVGTSLVVVTALGLTTATSYALSGYVDWVLVGLMVIGGLIGAGIGIPLGKRLASRKRGMEQGFAALVIAIGSYVILRGIT, encoded by the coding sequence GTGGGCCTGGAAACGATCCTCGCCGCTATTGCCGCCGGGTCCGCCATCGGCCTGGTGCTGGCGCTGGTCGGCGGCGGCGGATCGATCCTGGCCGTACCCTTGCTGGTCTATGTGGTAGGCGTAGCATCGCCCCACGCAGCAATCGGCACGGCGGCGGTGGCAGTCGCGCTCAATGCCGCCAGCAGCCTCGCCGGCCATGCCCGCAGCGGCAATGTGAAGTGGCCCTGCGCCGTGACATTCGCGCTGGCCGGTGTGCTCGGTGCCGCGCTGGGCGCCGAAGCGGGCAAGGCGATGGACGGACGGAAGCTGCTCGCGCTGTTCGGCGCGTTGATGGTGCTGGTCGGCCTGTCGATGCTGCGCCCGCGCAAAACGGCGGACAATCCCGACGTACGGCTGGAACGCAGCACAGCTTCAGTCCTTTTGCCCCGCCTGATCCCGACCGGGTTCGGCGTCGGCCTGCTCGCCGGGTTCTTCGGGATCGGCGGCGGTTTTCTGATCGTCCCCGGCCTCGTCATGGCAACGCGGATGCCGCTGCGAGTGGCAGTCGGAACATCGCTGGTGGTGGTCACGGCACTCGGGCTCACCACGGCAACTTCATACGCCCTGTCCGGCTATGTCGACTGGGTGTTGGTCGGTCTGATGGTGATCGGTGGGCTGATCGGCGCGGGGATCGGCATTCCACTTGGCAAGCGCCTTGCCAGCCGCAAGCGGGGGATGGAGCAGGGCTTTGCCGCGCTGGTCATCGCGATTGGCAGCTATGTCATCCTGCGCGGCATCACCTAG
- a CDS encoding ABC transporter permease, whose protein sequence is MWERIGAMVFKEVRQMARDPSTIAMMFFFPIIQLAIFGYAINSDPRHLPLVVEANDNSAFSRSIVSALRTTGYFDVTEVAGFYGRANQAIARGEAQFALTIPTDFARRLVRGDRPQVLLTVDATDPASTGPAVAAVNEAVARALARDLIGPLAGRQQGPPPVDVVLHRSYNPEGITSHNTVPGLLAIILSMTMVALTSMSVTRETEQGTMENLLATPLRPVEVMVGKIVPYFLLGFVQVCVVLAFAIVVFKVPFVGSLGLLLAATLLFTLVSLALGFTISTLVESQVQSMMASMLYLMPSILLSGFAFPYRGMPVWAQWLAELLPPTHYIRLVRGIMLKGWEWHQALVESGWLVVMLLVLGTVAVRRYRDTVA, encoded by the coding sequence ATGTGGGAGCGGATCGGGGCGATGGTGTTCAAGGAAGTGCGCCAGATGGCGCGTGATCCTTCGACTATCGCGATGATGTTCTTCTTTCCGATCATCCAACTCGCGATCTTCGGCTATGCGATCAACAGCGACCCGCGCCATCTGCCGCTGGTGGTTGAGGCCAATGACAATTCGGCCTTCTCACGATCGATTGTCAGCGCGCTGCGCACGACCGGCTATTTCGATGTGACCGAGGTTGCGGGCTTCTATGGCCGCGCCAATCAGGCGATCGCGCGCGGCGAGGCGCAGTTCGCGCTGACCATCCCGACCGACTTTGCCCGCCGGCTGGTGCGCGGCGATCGCCCGCAAGTGCTGTTGACGGTCGATGCGACCGATCCCGCCTCGACTGGCCCTGCCGTCGCCGCCGTGAACGAAGCCGTGGCTCGCGCCCTGGCGCGCGACCTGATCGGGCCGCTCGCGGGCCGGCAACAAGGCCCTCCGCCGGTCGATGTGGTGCTACACCGCTCGTACAACCCGGAAGGGATCACCAGTCACAATACGGTGCCGGGGTTGCTAGCAATCATCCTGTCCATGACGATGGTGGCGCTGACCTCGATGTCCGTCACGCGCGAGACCGAGCAGGGGACGATGGAAAACCTCCTCGCCACGCCATTGCGCCCGGTCGAGGTGATGGTCGGCAAGATCGTGCCCTACTTCCTGCTCGGCTTCGTGCAGGTCTGCGTGGTGCTGGCCTTTGCAATCGTGGTGTTCAAAGTGCCCTTCGTCGGCTCGCTAGGGTTGCTGCTGGCCGCCACGCTGCTGTTCACCCTGGTCAGCCTGGCACTGGGCTTCACGATTTCGACTTTGGTTGAAAGCCAGGTCCAGTCGATGATGGCCTCGATGCTCTATCTCATGCCCTCGATCCTGCTTTCGGGCTTTGCTTTCCCCTATCGCGGCATGCCGGTCTGGGCGCAGTGGCTGGCTGAACTGCTGCCGCCAACGCACTACATCCGGCTGGTGCGCGGGATCATGCTGAAGGGCTGGGAATGGCACCAGGCGCTGGTCGAAAGCGGCTGGCTGGTCGTGATGCTGCTGGTGCTCGGCACAGTGGCCGTGCGGCGCTATCGCGATACGGTGGCCTAG
- a CDS encoding ABC transporter ATP-binding protein: MSEAPAIAVRGLTKRFGQRTVVDGVDLTVMPGRICGFLGPNGSGKTTTLRMICGLLIPDAGEGEVLGLDLATKRRAIKHQIGYMTQKFGLFSDLSIAENLEFIARVYRLDQRRERVAATLDKLGLASRADQLAGKLSGGWKQRLALAAAVMHEPKILLLDEPTAGVDPQARREFWDQIHALAAEGMTVLVSTHYMDEAERCHEIAYIAYGVMLARGTIGEVIAASGLHALQGEGPGADRLAAEIEQRPGVAMAAPFGTSLHVCGLDPAALQKAVEPWTDRIAFTPAEPSLEDVFIHLMRGATDNSVEAR; encoded by the coding sequence GTGAGTGAGGCCCCTGCCATTGCAGTACGCGGCCTGACCAAGCGGTTCGGGCAGCGGACGGTGGTGGACGGGGTCGACCTGACAGTCATGCCGGGGCGGATCTGCGGATTCCTGGGGCCAAACGGCTCTGGCAAGACGACAACGCTGCGGATGATTTGCGGCCTGCTGATCCCCGATGCGGGGGAGGGCGAGGTGCTGGGGCTGGACCTTGCGACCAAGCGCCGCGCGATCAAGCACCAGATCGGCTACATGACGCAAAAGTTCGGGCTGTTTTCCGACCTCTCGATTGCCGAGAACCTGGAATTCATCGCGCGAGTTTACCGCCTCGACCAGCGCCGGGAGCGCGTCGCGGCAACGCTCGACAAGCTGGGCCTGGCGAGCCGGGCCGACCAGCTTGCCGGCAAGCTTTCAGGTGGGTGGAAGCAGCGCCTGGCCCTGGCCGCGGCCGTGATGCACGAGCCGAAGATCCTGCTGCTCGATGAACCCACGGCCGGCGTCGATCCGCAGGCGCGGCGTGAGTTCTGGGACCAGATCCATGCGCTCGCCGCTGAAGGCATGACCGTGCTGGTCTCCACGCACTACATGGACGAAGCGGAACGCTGCCACGAGATCGCCTATATCGCCTATGGCGTGATGCTGGCGCGCGGCACGATTGGCGAGGTGATTGCCGCATCCGGGCTTCACGCCTTGCAGGGCGAGGGGCCGGGGGCTGACCGCCTGGCTGCAGAAATCGAACAGCGCCCGGGCGTTGCCATGGCTGCGCCCTTCGGTACGTCGCTCCACGTCTGCGGGCTCGACCCGGCGGCACTGCAGAAGGCAGTGGAGCCGTGGACGGACCGCATTGCCTTCACCCCCGCCGAACCAAGCCTTGAGGACGTCTTCATCCACCTAATGCGCGGCGCGACCGACAATTCGGTGGAGGCGCGCTGA
- a CDS encoding HlyD family secretion protein, whose product MVAIPKSAIGAVVLAVLGGLAWYNWPEPEGEKWLGYVEAETIYVAAPIAGRLATRPVERGASVTAGTTLFALDPETTDADAARAAAQVAAAAAQAADLSDPRQRAPELAASRAGQAGAAARLAKAANDFDRIAALARQGFASKAQLDAARAARDAAAAEVAAARAQIAAGEMTAGRAAQQQAARAEVAGAEAGLRAQRQRQREIAPVAPEAGVVEQTYYNPGEWVPANSPVVAVLPDARRKLRFYVPQERIAGLKVGASIRYGCDGCAGGSTARISFIAPRAEFTPPVIYSESARAKLVFLVEAILPASDKPLPPGLPVAVTPQ is encoded by the coding sequence ATGGTAGCGATTCCCAAATCGGCGATTGGGGCCGTGGTGCTGGCCGTGCTGGGCGGCCTTGCCTGGTACAACTGGCCAGAGCCCGAGGGCGAAAAGTGGCTCGGCTATGTCGAGGCGGAAACGATCTATGTCGCGGCTCCGATCGCTGGGCGCCTGGCCACGCGTCCGGTGGAGCGCGGGGCGAGCGTCACGGCCGGAACCACCTTGTTTGCGCTCGATCCTGAAACGACCGATGCAGATGCGGCGCGCGCTGCGGCCCAGGTTGCTGCCGCCGCAGCCCAGGCGGCGGACCTGTCCGATCCGCGCCAGCGGGCGCCGGAACTGGCAGCATCGCGTGCCGGTCAGGCCGGAGCGGCTGCGCGCCTGGCCAAGGCCGCGAACGACTTTGACCGGATCGCGGCGCTGGCCCGCCAGGGTTTTGCCAGCAAGGCCCAGCTCGACGCCGCGCGCGCCGCGCGCGACGCCGCCGCCGCCGAAGTCGCGGCCGCCCGAGCGCAGATCGCGGCCGGCGAGATGACCGCAGGCCGGGCCGCCCAGCAGCAAGCTGCTCGCGCTGAAGTGGCCGGCGCAGAGGCAGGCCTGCGCGCGCAGCGCCAACGCCAGCGCGAGATCGCGCCGGTAGCGCCCGAGGCGGGCGTGGTTGAGCAAACCTATTACAACCCTGGTGAGTGGGTCCCGGCCAACTCGCCGGTCGTTGCCGTGCTGCCCGATGCACGGCGCAAGCTGCGGTTCTATGTGCCGCAGGAACGGATCGCGGGCCTCAAAGTTGGCGCGTCTATCCGCTATGGCTGCGATGGTTGCGCGGGCGGATCTACCGCGCGGATCAGCTTCATCGCCCCGCGCGCCGAGTTTACCCCGCCGGTGATCTATTCCGAAAGCGCGCGGGCCAAGCTGGTCTTCCTGGTCGAGGCAATTTTGCCTGCCAGCGACAAGCCTTTGCCGCCCGGCCTGCCGGTTGCGGTCACGCCGCAGTGA
- a CDS encoding TetR/AcrR family transcriptional regulator, translating into MARPSAPIDRDQLLAMARAEFNARGFAAARMEDIARAGRISKAALYLRFPSKEAIFVEAVRDLIERTLPELLPAEFGDVPAEALLRQFLPLAFMRLTEPEFAFVPRVIIGEGANFPELARFYHDEVIQRVLDMMAGLIRHGVARGEFACANPELACRTIAGGAIFAALWRVVFEPVGAEPIDPLQLAQAHADTVLAGLLARGEPN; encoded by the coding sequence GTGGCCCGCCCCTCCGCCCCGATCGACCGTGACCAATTGCTCGCCATGGCGCGGGCGGAATTCAATGCGCGTGGCTTCGCAGCGGCGCGAATGGAGGACATTGCCCGGGCCGGCCGGATTTCGAAGGCGGCGCTGTACCTCCGGTTCCCTTCCAAGGAAGCGATCTTTGTCGAGGCGGTGCGCGACCTGATCGAGCGAACTTTGCCCGAACTGTTGCCGGCCGAATTTGGGGATGTGCCGGCAGAGGCGCTGTTGCGCCAGTTCCTGCCATTGGCCTTCATGCGCCTGACCGAACCGGAATTCGCCTTTGTCCCGCGGGTGATCATTGGTGAGGGGGCCAATTTCCCTGAGCTCGCCCGGTTCTATCACGACGAGGTCATCCAGCGGGTTCTGGACATGATGGCCGGGCTGATCCGGCATGGCGTGGCGCGCGGCGAATTCGCCTGTGCCAATCCGGAGCTCGCCTGTCGCACAATCGCCGGCGGGGCGATTTTTGCCGCGCTGTGGCGGGTGGTGTTCGAACCGGTCGGGGCGGAACCGATCGATCCGCTGCAGCTGGCGCAGGCCCATGCCGACACCGTGCTGGCGGGCTTGCTGGCCCGAGGGGAGCCGAACTGA
- a CDS encoding TonB-dependent receptor, whose protein sequence is MNRYNARPAASLLALATALGLAGTANAAVTVTADAVFVDAAAPEGSAVEAPATAADPQQDAAAAPAEGEQTDGLTDIVVTATKRETNLQRTPISISVMGAETIRERKVQSLLDLTDGGIPSLRVATFEARQSALTIGIRGIVPLDANQPAREQGVGVYIDGVYLGRQHGLNAALFDIERVEVLKGPQGTLFGRNTEGGALSMISKAPTGEFGGRIEGGVGNIGSRNASIHLNLPEVAGFSVKLDGVYQHQDAVTKNPLPGQTGWGFFNRKGLRAAVRWQPVEGITNDFAYDVAKDENSPFYSQLLNYNPNGCLSGGTNLAPLAIPAGSACVTPGTSFTGSQGTIRSLLPGVVVNGETLMRTADIGVPQRPSVDDTHGFTNTFKWKIAPELELRSITAWRGVDVEQWDNSGGAHRVPVVNLTAACAGANCAFSRYSLADLRQRQFSQEIQAVGTIGSVDYVAGFYYFNERVSDDAATPNSMGATAIVSGGVVTGATYAPIPFCTGAANPLVGAAVQGCSIDRASNVRSKSYAVYGQATWNATEQLHITVGGRYTKDKKQGELTFSRGVNYVTNPTVAAANGYVPLDKEWSRFNPMATVAYDFSDGVHGYVKYATGYRAGGASSRTSDYRAFDPEDVKSYEVGLKADLFDRRARINIAAYMMDRKGSQVDLSTIQPTATGNFNNLVTFNAPGTTKIRGIEADLTVKPTERLKFDLSYAYTYTNIPEVPVTYREFTSAGVPTGNFTTVPQKFYVVFTPRNAASASVDYEVPIGGSDTRIKFHLDANYSQATQSFDQFATKNDESFVVNGRISVLDIGFGGGDQKLTMGFWARNLFNTQYVYRRDPSNSIPSVQSNAVAGVPNITRIANNGGILGDYGNFNMPRTFGVDASIKF, encoded by the coding sequence ATGAACCGCTATAACGCACGCCCCGCTGCATCGCTTCTGGCCCTGGCGACCGCGCTGGGTCTGGCCGGCACCGCCAATGCTGCTGTCACCGTGACCGCTGATGCCGTCTTCGTCGATGCCGCCGCGCCCGAGGGTAGCGCGGTCGAAGCGCCCGCCACCGCCGCCGATCCGCAGCAGGATGCTGCTGCCGCTCCCGCCGAAGGTGAGCAGACCGACGGCCTGACCGACATCGTCGTGACTGCCACCAAGCGCGAGACCAACCTCCAGCGCACCCCGATCTCGATCTCGGTGATGGGTGCTGAAACGATCCGCGAGCGCAAGGTGCAGAGCCTGCTCGACCTGACCGACGGCGGCATCCCATCCCTGCGGGTCGCCACCTTCGAAGCCCGCCAGTCGGCGCTGACGATCGGCATTCGCGGCATCGTGCCGCTCGATGCCAACCAGCCGGCCCGCGAGCAGGGCGTCGGCGTCTATATCGACGGCGTCTATCTTGGTCGCCAGCATGGCCTCAACGCTGCACTGTTCGATATTGAGCGCGTCGAAGTGCTCAAGGGCCCGCAGGGAACCCTGTTTGGCCGCAATACCGAAGGCGGCGCGTTGTCGATGATCTCGAAAGCGCCGACCGGTGAATTCGGTGGCCGTATCGAAGGCGGCGTCGGCAACATCGGTTCGCGCAATGCCTCGATCCACCTCAACCTGCCCGAAGTGGCCGGCTTTTCGGTCAAACTCGATGGTGTTTACCAGCATCAGGATGCGGTGACCAAGAACCCGCTGCCCGGCCAGACCGGCTGGGGCTTCTTCAACCGCAAGGGCCTGCGCGCGGCCGTCCGTTGGCAGCCGGTTGAAGGCATCACCAACGATTTCGCCTATGATGTGGCTAAGGACGAGAACTCGCCCTTCTATAGCCAACTCCTCAACTACAATCCGAATGGCTGTCTTTCGGGCGGCACGAACCTGGCGCCCCTGGCCATTCCTGCCGGCAGTGCCTGTGTGACGCCAGGTACGTCGTTCACCGGTTCGCAGGGGACGATCCGCTCGCTGCTTCCTGGGGTTGTCGTCAATGGCGAAACGCTGATGCGAACGGCCGATATCGGCGTGCCGCAGCGCCCCAGCGTCGATGACACGCATGGGTTCACCAATACCTTCAAGTGGAAGATCGCCCCCGAACTGGAACTGCGTTCGATCACCGCCTGGCGCGGGGTTGACGTGGAACAGTGGGATAACTCGGGCGGTGCGCACCGCGTCCCGGTCGTCAACCTGACCGCAGCCTGCGCCGGCGCAAACTGCGCCTTCAGCCGCTATAGTCTGGCCGATCTGCGCCAGCGCCAGTTCAGCCAGGAAATCCAGGCGGTGGGCACGATCGGTTCGGTCGATTACGTGGCAGGCTTCTACTACTTCAACGAACGCGTCAGCGACGATGCCGCCACGCCCAACTCGATGGGCGCCACGGCCATTGTCAGCGGCGGCGTGGTGACCGGCGCGACCTATGCCCCGATCCCGTTCTGCACCGGTGCCGCCAACCCGCTGGTGGGTGCCGCCGTGCAGGGCTGCTCGATCGACCGCGCTTCGAACGTTCGTTCCAAGAGCTATGCCGTTTACGGCCAGGCCACCTGGAATGCGACCGAGCAGCTGCACATCACTGTTGGCGGACGCTATACCAAGGACAAGAAGCAGGGCGAGCTGACCTTCTCGCGCGGGGTCAACTATGTCACCAACCCCACTGTCGCCGCTGCCAACGGATATGTGCCGCTGGACAAGGAGTGGAGCCGCTTCAATCCCATGGCGACCGTTGCCTATGACTTCAGCGATGGCGTTCACGGTTATGTCAAGTATGCCACCGGCTACCGCGCAGGCGGGGCCAGCTCGCGCACCTCGGACTATCGCGCTTTCGATCCGGAAGACGTGAAGAGCTATGAAGTGGGCCTCAAGGCCGACCTGTTCGACCGCCGCGCGCGGATCAACATTGCCGCCTACATGATGGACCGCAAGGGCAGCCAGGTCGACCTGTCGACCATCCAGCCCACCGCGACCGGCAACTTCAACAACCTGGTCACCTTCAACGCGCCTGGCACCACCAAGATCCGTGGGATCGAAGCCGACCTGACCGTCAAGCCGACCGAGCGCCTGAAGTTCGACCTGTCCTATGCCTATACCTATACCAACATTCCCGAGGTGCCGGTGACCTATCGTGAGTTCACCTCGGCCGGCGTGCCGACGGGCAACTTCACCACCGTTCCGCAGAAGTTCTATGTCGTCTTCACGCCGCGCAATGCCGCCAGCGCCTCGGTCGACTACGAGGTGCCGATCGGCGGCAGCGACACCCGCATCAAGTTCCACCTCGATGCCAACTATTCACAGGCGACGCAGAGCTTCGACCAGTTCGCAACGAAGAACGATGAGTCCTTCGTGGTGAATGGCCGGATCTCGGTGCTCGACATCGGCTTCGGCGGTGGCGATCAGAAGCTGACCATGGGCTTCTGGGCGCGCAACCTGTTCAACACGCAGTATGTCTATCGCCGCGATCCGTCGAACAGCATCCCTTCGGTGCAGTCGAATGCCGTGGCCGGCGTGCCTAACATCACCCGGATCGCCAACAACGGCGGCATCCTGGGTGATTACGGGAACTTCAACATGCCGCGCACCTTTGGCGTGGATGCCTCGATCAAGTTCTAA
- a CDS encoding response regulator transcription factor — protein sequence MPANATVLITAPPPALLQGLRRRRPDLTVAPLEEGFPEAVPGPVWCFVDWLLPDRSGLEMVRTLREARATRDSHITMVLESPEPDDKRRALRAGADDYLVGPLSAEQLLERLATYEAKPAAPSTPRRKLAHGELVLDLNAHQVRYQGRLLVLRPNELRLLAHFLEHPDQVFSRTALIERIGKDEEVSDERTVDVWVGRLRRALVAQGAPDPLRTVRSAGYVLDSLPDTN from the coding sequence ATGCCCGCAAATGCAACCGTCCTGATCACCGCTCCGCCCCCAGCCTTGCTGCAGGGGCTCCGGCGCCGTCGTCCCGACCTGACGGTTGCGCCGCTCGAAGAAGGATTCCCGGAAGCCGTTCCCGGCCCGGTCTGGTGCTTTGTCGATTGGCTGCTGCCCGATCGCTCAGGCCTGGAGATGGTCCGCACCCTGCGCGAGGCGCGGGCCACACGCGACAGCCACATCACAATGGTGCTCGAAAGCCCCGAACCCGATGACAAGCGCCGCGCGCTGCGGGCCGGGGCGGATGACTACCTGGTTGGCCCGCTCAGCGCCGAACAACTGCTCGAACGATTGGCAACCTATGAGGCAAAGCCCGCCGCGCCATCAACGCCGCGCCGCAAGCTGGCCCACGGCGAGCTGGTGCTGGACCTAAACGCACATCAGGTCCGCTATCAGGGCCGCCTGCTGGTGTTGCGTCCCAATGAGCTGCGCTTGCTTGCCCACTTCCTTGAGCATCCCGATCAGGTCTTTTCGCGCACCGCGCTGATCGAGCGGATCGGCAAGGACGAAGAAGTCAGCGATGAGCGCACGGTCGATGTCTGGGTTGGCCGCCTGCGGCGCGCACTGGTCGCCCAGGGAGCGCCCGATCCGCTGCGTACCGTACGCTCGGCTGGCTACGTCCTCGATTCGCTGCCCGACACCAACTGA
- a CDS encoding ArsR/SmtB family transcription factor, with protein sequence MQAETVIRALGALAQEHRLATFRLLVEAGPDGMAAGALAEKLGLPASSMSFHLAQLSHAGLVTQRRQSRSIIYAADYAAMGSLMGYLTENCCGGAACAPAATASERNVA encoded by the coding sequence ATGCAGGCCGAAACCGTAATTCGCGCGCTTGGCGCCCTGGCCCAAGAGCACCGCCTCGCCACCTTCCGCCTGTTGGTTGAGGCTGGACCGGATGGAATGGCCGCTGGTGCCTTGGCCGAAAAGCTGGGCCTGCCCGCCTCCTCGATGAGCTTTCACCTCGCCCAGCTCAGCCATGCCGGCCTGGTCACCCAGCGCCGCCAGAGCCGTTCGATCATCTACGCGGCCGACTATGCCGCGATGGGCAGCCTGATGGGCTACCTTACCGAAAACTGCTGCGGCGGCGCTGCCTGCGCGCCTGCGGCCACTGCCAGCGAAAGGAATGTCGCATGA
- a CDS encoding ArsI/CadI family heavy metal resistance metalloenzyme, which translates to MKRFHVHVGVDNLDASIAFYSGLFGQEPSVVKPDYAKWMLEDPRVNFAISHKQTAAKGIEHLGLQVEDERELAEVYGRLEAAGRPVLEEGATNCCYARSEKSWIADPDGVVWEAFLTHGEATFYGAGPDMAAVASVNAAADACCAPSAATAKPACC; encoded by the coding sequence ATGAAACGTTTCCACGTCCATGTCGGGGTCGACAATTTGGATGCCTCGATCGCCTTCTATTCTGGCCTGTTCGGTCAGGAGCCGAGCGTGGTGAAGCCCGACTATGCCAAGTGGATGCTGGAGGATCCGCGGGTCAACTTCGCGATCTCGCACAAGCAGACTGCCGCCAAGGGCATTGAGCACCTTGGCCTGCAAGTTGAGGATGAGCGCGAACTGGCCGAGGTCTATGGCCGGCTTGAAGCCGCAGGCCGCCCGGTGCTGGAGGAAGGCGCGACCAACTGCTGCTATGCCAGGAGCGAAAAGAGCTGGATCGCCGACCCGGATGGCGTCGTCTGGGAAGCCTTCCTGACCCACGGCGAAGCGACCTTCTATGGCGCGGGGCCCGATATGGCGGCTGTCGCCTCGGTCAATGCGGCTGCAGACGCTTGCTGCGCCCCGTCTGCGGCCACTGCAAAGCCCGCCTGCTGCTGA
- a CDS encoding arsenate reductase ArsC has product MVQVRSVLVLCTGNSARSILGEALFRHHGAGRLEAYSAGSKPKGVPHPGALRLLAREGFDPGSFRSKSWNEFTGPDAPEIDLAITVCGNAAGEACPVFPGSPLRAHWGLPDPADVEGDEAAIDAAFAETWRLLSLRVEAFFALDLAALDAKAAQAELARIGAMEGAA; this is encoded by the coding sequence ATGGTTCAGGTGCGTTCGGTGCTGGTGCTGTGCACCGGCAATTCCGCCCGCTCGATCCTGGGCGAAGCCTTGTTCCGGCATCATGGTGCGGGCCGGTTGGAAGCCTATTCGGCTGGGAGCAAGCCCAAGGGTGTGCCGCACCCCGGCGCACTGCGGCTGCTGGCGCGCGAAGGCTTCGATCCCGGCAGCTTCCGCTCCAAAAGCTGGAACGAGTTTACCGGGCCCGATGCGCCAGAGATCGATCTGGCTATCACGGTCTGCGGCAATGCCGCCGGAGAGGCCTGCCCGGTCTTTCCCGGCAGCCCCTTGCGCGCCCACTGGGGCCTGCCCGATCCTGCCGATGTCGAGGGTGACGAGGCCGCAATCGATGCCGCCTTTGCCGAAACCTGGCGGCTGCTGTCGCTACGGGTAGAGGCCTTCTTCGCGCTCGATCTTGCTGCGCTCGACGCCAAGGCCGCCCAGGCCGAACTGGCGCGGATCGGAGCGATGGAGGGCGCGGCGTGA